The genomic interval AAAAGCAGCATCCATTTTTTCTTTGGCGCAGGCAATAGTATCCGGATTTTGCATCCAGGGAAAAGTTTTGGTTCCTGGTCCGAAGGGATCGCCGCCGGTATTTACGAAAGTATGCCAGTAAGCCACAGCAAACCGGAAATGATCTTTCAAGGATTTTCCGGCAACTATCCGGTTCTCATCATAATATTTGAAGGCCAGATAATTATCTGAATCCTTTCCTTCATACTGGATTTTCTTGATTCCGGGAAAATATTCCTTGTCTCCGGTAGTTAGGGTAATAGGCATAGGTTTAAGGTTTAAAAACAGCGTTTATAAAATTGATTTGTAAATAGTTTAAAAAGAAGAGCTAAGCCATCTCTTTGTTCAGATAAGATAACCATTTCTGATAGGCGTCCTGGTAGGCAGCTGAAGCTTTTACATCCGGTTCCACCGTTCTTACTGTGTGTAAACCTACAAAGGCATCGGGCATTTGTTTATAAATTCCTGCTCCCACACCGGCCCCTCTGGCAGCCCCTTGAGCACCATCCGTATTGTATAGTTCAACGGTAGCTCCGGTTATGGTCGCAAAAGCTTGACTGAATAAAGGGCTCAAAAACATATTTGCATCTCCGGCACGTACTTTCTGTGGCTGTACGCCTAAACCCCGCATTACATCCAGTCCTAAGTTGAGGGCAAATACGATCCCTTCCTGTGCCGAACGCAGGTAATGGGCTTTATTGTGTGTATTAAAATCCAGGCCGTGAATAGAAGAACCCAGCTGTTTGTTTTCCAGAGAGCGTTCTGCCCCGTTTCCATAGGGAATTGTTACTAATCCTTGCGAACCAATTGGTGCTTGTGCAGCCAGATTATTCATTTGTGCATAGGCAGAGCCATTGGCATTTTCACCCATCACCAGGTTTTTCATCCAGCGGTTTAGAATTCCAGTTCCGTTTACACATAGCAGAATGCCATATCTGGGTGCAGTAGCCGTATGATTTACATGTAGAAAGGTGTTTACCCTGGATTTGAGGTCGTAATTTTTCTGATCGGTAATACCATATATCACGCCGGAAGTTCCTGCTGTGGCCGCCAGTTCACCTGGTTGCAGTACATTCAGGGAAAATGCATTATTTGGCTGGTCGCCTGCCCGGTAAGAAACTGGGGTACCTTCTTGTAAACCTAATTCAGTAGCTATCTGACTTGTTACCTGGCCTTGCACACTAAAAGTATCCTTTACAGTTGGGAGTAATTCAGGTGAAATACCATAATAATTGAGCAGTAAACCGGCAGGCGAATTAGACTGATAATCCCATAAAATTCCCTCCGATAAACCAGAAGCCGTTGTAGTAATTTCGCCGGTAAGACGCATGGCAATGTAATCGCCGGGAAGCATGCATTTGTAAATCTGCTTATATAGCTCTGGCTCGTTTTCTTTTACCCATTTAAGTTTGGATGCTGTAAAATTTCCGGGCGAATTAAGCAGGTGAGATAAGGATTTTTCTTCGCCAATCTCCTCGAATGCTTTATCGCCGGTTTCAACCGCACGGCTATCACACCAGATAATGGAAGGCCGAAGTACCTGTTGATTTTTATCTACCACAACCAGGCCATGCATCTGGTAAGAAATACCAATAGCTTTTACCTGCCGCAGGTCTACGCCGGATTTCTGGTGCAATTGTAAAGTGGCTGATTTTACGTTTTCCCACCAGAGTTCCGGGTGTTGTTCTGCCCATCCGGCTTGCAGGGAAATCATATCCATTTCCTTTTCCGGTGCACTGGCAGAGGCGATCAGCTTGCCGGTGGCCGATTCCAGTATAGATGCTTTTATAAAGGAACTTCCAATATCATATCCAAGGATGTACATATATGTCTGAAAAAATAAAGGCGCTAATATGCAGATGGATTTGTATAAATGAAAGATATAGTGCTATATTTTTTATAGGTTGTATGAAATAAAAGCTACTCATGTACCTATTAGAGATAGTCAAAAGCCTGGAAGGCCGTTCTACCAGAGAGAGGTTTGAACTCATAACACAGATGCTTAATCAATGGCATATTCCTCATAAAATTCAGTCTTATGCAAGCGGTAGAAATATTCTGGTGCAAAGTTATCACAAAAAATGGATTGGCATTGGTTCGCATATAGATGCAGTGAGAAATTCTCCGGGTGCCAACGACAATGCATCGGCCATAGCTGTTTGCCTGGAAATTTTGCATAGGATGCAGGAAAATGCTGTTAAACATACAGGTGTTTCTGTATTCTTCTTTGACGAAGAGGAAACCGGTTTGAAAGGCTCTAAAGCCTATGTAGGCGAATATGGCATTAAAAATATGATGGGTTTGATCAATCTGGAAATGGTGGGAATGGGCGATAGATTTGCCTTATGGCCATTGGATGCGTTATCTCAGGGAAAAGTATTGCAAACATTC from Rhodocytophaga rosea carries:
- a CDS encoding M28 family metallopeptidase, coding for MYLLEIVKSLEGRSTRERFELITQMLNQWHIPHKIQSYASGRNILVQSYHKKWIGIGSHIDAVRNSPGANDNASAIAVCLEILHRMQENAVKHTGVSVFFFDEEETGLKGSKAYVGEYGIKNMMGLINLEMVGMGDRFALWPLDALSQGKVLQTFEQVAADRNIFTRRFDKIVTNTADHVSFANAGSKDVFSLTCISEKDVDVAYHYYKAQEFDVDMETLRDIMKQAPIFQHYHQPTDLSIYLSEESLQLTANTLWQTLLALDRR
- a CDS encoding xylulokinase; translation: MYILGYDIGSSFIKASILESATGKLIASASAPEKEMDMISLQAGWAEQHPELWWENVKSATLQLHQKSGVDLRQVKAIGISYQMHGLVVVDKNQQVLRPSIIWCDSRAVETGDKAFEEIGEEKSLSHLLNSPGNFTASKLKWVKENEPELYKQIYKCMLPGDYIAMRLTGEITTTASGLSEGILWDYQSNSPAGLLLNYYGISPELLPTVKDTFSVQGQVTSQIATELGLQEGTPVSYRAGDQPNNAFSLNVLQPGELAATAGTSGVIYGITDQKNYDLKSRVNTFLHVNHTATAPRYGILLCVNGTGILNRWMKNLVMGENANGSAYAQMNNLAAQAPIGSQGLVTIPYGNGAERSLENKQLGSSIHGLDFNTHNKAHYLRSAQEGIVFALNLGLDVMRGLGVQPQKVRAGDANMFLSPLFSQAFATITGATVELYNTDGAQGAARGAGVGAGIYKQMPDAFVGLHTVRTVEPDVKASAAYQDAYQKWLSYLNKEMA